The following are encoded together in the Peromyscus leucopus breed LL Stock chromosome 1, UCI_PerLeu_2.1, whole genome shotgun sequence genome:
- the LOC114710265 gene encoding olfactory receptor 226, producing MERRNHSGRVSEFVLLGFPAPAPLRALLFFFSLLAYVLVLTENALIITAIRNHSTLHKPMYFFLANMSFLEIWYVTVTIPKMLAGFIGSNQNHGQLISFEGCMTQLYFFLGLGCTECVLLAVMAYDRYVAICHPLHYPVIVSSRLCVQMAAGSWAGGFGISMVKVFLISRLSYCGPNTINHFFCDVSPLLNLSCTDMSTAELTDFILAIFILLGPLSVTGASYMAITGAVMRIPSAAGRHKAFSTRASHLTVVIIFYAASIFIYARPKALSAFDTNKLVSVLYAVIVPLLNPIIYCLRNQEVKRALRHTLHLYQGQDANDKKSGRGG from the coding sequence ATGGAGCGAAGGAATCACAGTGGGCGAGTGAGTGAATTTGTGTTGCTGGGTTTCCCAGCTCCTGCACCACTGCGGGcactactgtttttcttttctctactggCCTATGTGTTGGTGCTGACTGAAAATGCACTCATCATTACAGCAATTAGGAACCACTCCACCCTCCACAAACCCATGTATTTTTTCTTGGCTAATATGTCATTCCTGGAGATTTGGTATGTCACTGTTACAATTCCTAAGATGCTTGCTGGCTTCATTGGCTCCAATCAGAACCATGGACAGCTGATTTCCTTCGAGGGCTGCATGACACAGCTCTACTTTTTCCTGGGCCTGGGCTGCACTGAGTGTGTCCTTCTTGCTGttatggcctatgaccgctatgtggctaTTTGTCACCCCCTCCACTACCCTGTCATTGTCAGTAGCCGGCTGTGTGTGCAGATGGCAGCTGGATCCTGGGCTGGAGGTTTCGGCATCTCAATGGTTAAAGTTTTCCTCATTTCTCGTCTGTCTTACTGTGGCCCCAACACCATCAACCACTTTTTCTGCGATGTTTCTCCATTGCTCAACCTCTCATGCACTGACATGTCCACAGCAGAACTTACAGATTTTATCCTGGCCATTTTTATTCTGCTGGGGCCACTCTCTGTCACTGGAGCCTCCTACATGGCCATCACTGGTGCTGTGATGCGCATCCCCTCAGCCGCTGGCCGCCATAAAGCCTTTTCGACCCGTGCTTCCCACCTTACTGTTGTGATCATCTTCTATGCAGCCAGCATCTTCATCTATGCCAGGCCTAAGGCACTCTCAGCTTTTGACACCAACAAGTTGGTCTCTGTACTCTATGCAGTCATTGTACCACTGCTCAATCCCATCATTTACTGCTTGCGCAACCAAGAGGTTAAAAGAGCCCTACGTCACACTCTGCACCTGTACCAGGGCCAGGATGCTAATGACAAGAAATCTGGCAGAGGTGGTTAG